In the genome of Opitutia bacterium KCR 482, one region contains:
- a CDS encoding D-alanine--D-alanine ligase, with protein MKQKLAVFCGGISPERDVSLVSGKNVFDALKDKFDAVLVRLDENKLPDGPNPADTVIYPAMHGDYGEDGTLQEQLEAAGFSYAGCGPLSSRVCMVKPAAKAVLKFAGLPTARAIEFSADDKPSAETLFELFPNGSIVKPADKGSSVGLITVKTPADAEAGLKTISEGQWLAEEFRRGREFSIGVIYGKAAGVVEISPEGGVYDFKRKYTAGSTHYDFPAKISDAFASAMRDAAERAFAACGCRDFARVDFIGNDESDFVILEINTLPGMTPTSLLPKSASCVGYDFKSLCEKLAEGAVSRLRK; from the coding sequence ATGAAACAAAAATTGGCAGTTTTCTGCGGGGGCATCTCCCCCGAACGCGACGTGTCGCTTGTGAGCGGCAAAAACGTTTTCGACGCGCTCAAAGACAAATTCGACGCCGTACTCGTGCGGCTCGACGAAAACAAACTCCCCGACGGGCCGAACCCCGCCGACACCGTAATATACCCCGCAATGCACGGCGACTACGGCGAGGACGGCACGCTCCAAGAACAGCTCGAAGCCGCGGGGTTCTCTTACGCGGGCTGCGGGCCGCTGTCGAGCCGAGTCTGCATGGTAAAACCCGCGGCAAAGGCGGTGCTCAAATTCGCGGGGCTTCCGACGGCGCGGGCAATCGAGTTTTCCGCGGACGACAAGCCCTCGGCGGAAACGCTCTTCGAACTCTTCCCGAACGGCTCAATCGTAAAGCCCGCCGACAAGGGCAGCAGCGTGGGGCTGATAACGGTGAAGACCCCCGCCGACGCCGAAGCGGGGCTTAAAACCATTTCCGAAGGCCAGTGGCTTGCGGAGGAATTCCGCAGGGGGCGCGAATTTTCGATAGGCGTAATCTACGGCAAGGCGGCGGGCGTTGTGGAAATCAGCCCCGAGGGCGGCGTGTACGACTTCAAGCGCAAATACACTGCGGGCAGCACGCATTACGACTTCCCCGCAAAAATCTCCGACGCTTTCGCTTCCGCCATGCGCGACGCCGCCGAAAGGGCTTTCGCCGCGTGCGGCTGCCGCGACTTCGCGAGGGTGGACTTCATCGGCAACGACGAGTCAGACTTCGTTATTCTGGAAATCAACACGCTCCCCGGAATGACCCCCACAAGCCTCCTGCCCAAAAGCGCAAGCTGCGTCGGCTACGACTTCAAATCGCTCTGCGAAAAACTCGCCGAGGGGGCTGTTTCGAGACTCCGCAAATAA
- a CDS encoding FtsQ-type POTRA domain-containing protein, which translates to MPKKRTTDSADWTSLKSGMSKKSSRSKPISWRALGRRVWVWTKRVCAVAALVGIVWGGIELYRNSYFDDFFGGESKPISRLEFKTDGAITGAWLNGYLKIRRGTKLADVNIFAIKQSLDAMSQIKSSKVERLYPDVLRITISERAPIAKVSRKVDFQTRVFLMDSDGAFFSPVCISDDKIKSLKTVAGIATKFAGNAPAPYGLAQKLEEFLNATKARVPEIYGSWVSVDVSQLGSRTLPLITATAADGAKYVFKPSEYPRQLDRLEYIMKYMRENPTNKAEKIDLTLEEWSVVKFETPKSK; encoded by the coding sequence ATGCCCAAAAAACGCACAACAGACTCCGCCGATTGGACGTCCCTCAAAAGCGGAATGTCGAAGAAAAGCTCGCGCAGCAAGCCGATTTCGTGGCGCGCGCTCGGCCGCCGCGTCTGGGTCTGGACAAAGCGCGTTTGCGCCGTAGCCGCGCTCGTCGGGATAGTATGGGGCGGAATCGAGCTTTACAGAAACTCGTATTTCGACGACTTCTTCGGCGGCGAAAGCAAGCCGATAAGCCGACTCGAATTCAAGACCGACGGCGCGATAACGGGCGCGTGGCTCAACGGCTACCTGAAAATCAGGCGCGGCACGAAGCTTGCGGACGTCAATATTTTCGCGATAAAGCAGTCGCTCGACGCGATGTCGCAAATCAAAAGCTCGAAAGTCGAAAGGCTCTACCCCGACGTTCTGCGCATCACGATTTCGGAGCGCGCGCCGATTGCGAAAGTCTCGCGAAAGGTGGACTTCCAGACGCGCGTGTTTTTGATGGACTCCGACGGCGCGTTCTTCTCGCCCGTGTGCATTTCGGACGATAAGATAAAATCGCTGAAAACGGTAGCGGGGATAGCCACCAAGTTTGCGGGCAACGCCCCCGCGCCCTACGGGCTTGCGCAAAAGCTCGAAGAATTTTTGAACGCCACGAAAGCCCGCGTCCCCGAAATCTACGGCTCGTGGGTGTCGGTCGACGTGTCGCAGCTCGGCAGCCGCACGCTCCCGCTCATAACCGCAACCGCCGCCGACGGCGCGAAATACGTTTTCAAGCCCTCCGAATATCCCCGCCAACTCGACAGGCTGGAATACATAATGAAATACATGAGGGAAAACCCGACAAACAAAGCCGAGAAAATAGACCTCACGCTCGAAGAGTGGTCGGTCGTAAAATTCGAAACACCGAAATCGAAATGA
- the ftsA gene encoding cell division protein FtsA, giving the protein MSKSKTIAALEIGTGKMQVFLGEIVDGKMLNIVGSGQATTAGVKKADICDVVKAAAQAQAAIVMAEHSGDTPIKSVCLGISGTHIRGFRNTGSANVSGADGIVRREDLQRAIDDARGKSLADGRTYIQRICSGYFLDGKYCADPVGEKAEHIEVSYWMLHGDREKITDALHVVQSFGLEVEYLVFSGIASGYVVSDAKQKENGVLVVDIGCGTSDYAYFKHGKPVFAGVIPIGGDHITNDLSFGLRLSRKDSERIKIHCGKATITEDEKSQQFWNIGNKQIGDKKIPMDAINRIIRARLEELFTLLRDECAEHMPEYAELNECVITGGTANLAGICELASAVLEVPCSKGKFGGALQPSLRYQEFATALGLLEHARMEEEKSARKKTGWLSTLFNF; this is encoded by the coding sequence ATGAGCAAAAGCAAGACAATAGCCGCGCTTGAAATAGGAACGGGAAAGATGCAGGTTTTCCTCGGCGAAATAGTCGACGGCAAAATGCTCAACATAGTCGGAAGCGGTCAGGCGACGACCGCGGGCGTCAAAAAGGCGGACATCTGCGACGTGGTGAAGGCGGCGGCGCAGGCGCAGGCGGCAATCGTCATGGCGGAGCATTCGGGCGACACGCCGATAAAGTCGGTGTGTCTGGGAATCAGCGGAACGCACATCAGGGGTTTTAGGAATACGGGTTCGGCGAACGTATCCGGCGCGGACGGAATAGTCCGCCGCGAAGACCTGCAACGGGCAATCGACGACGCGCGGGGGAAGTCGCTCGCCGACGGTAGAACCTACATTCAGCGCATTTGCAGCGGCTACTTCCTCGACGGCAAATACTGCGCCGACCCAGTGGGAGAAAAGGCGGAGCACATCGAAGTGTCTTACTGGATGCTCCACGGCGACCGCGAGAAAATCACCGACGCCCTGCATGTGGTGCAGAGCTTCGGGCTTGAAGTGGAATACCTCGTGTTTTCGGGAATCGCGTCGGGATATGTCGTAAGCGACGCAAAGCAGAAGGAAAACGGCGTGCTCGTGGTAGACATCGGCTGCGGTACGAGCGACTACGCCTACTTCAAGCACGGCAAACCCGTCTTCGCGGGCGTAATCCCAATCGGCGGCGACCACATCACAAACGACCTCTCGTTCGGCCTGCGCCTGAGCCGCAAAGACTCGGAGCGCATTAAAATCCACTGCGGAAAGGCGACGATTACCGAAGACGAAAAATCGCAACAGTTCTGGAACATCGGCAACAAGCAAATCGGCGACAAGAAAATCCCGATGGACGCAATCAACCGCATTATCCGCGCGCGCCTCGAAGAGCTTTTCACGCTCCTGCGCGACGAATGCGCCGAGCACATGCCCGAATACGCCGAACTCAACGAATGCGTCATCACGGGCGGCACGGCGAACCTCGCGGGAATCTGCGAGCTTGCCTCGGCGGTGCTCGAAGTGCCGTGCTCGAAAGGCAAATTCGGCGGCGCGTTGCAGCCGTCGCTGAGGTATCAGGAATTTGCGACCGCACTCGGACTCCTCGAACACGCCCGAATGGAGGAGGAAAAATCGGCGCGGAAAAAGACGGGCTGGCTCTCAACACTTTTCAATTTCTGA
- the nagB gene encoding glucosamine-6-phosphate deaminase, with the protein MEINIYPDRLAAGDAAADFVANAVKRNPRIVLGLATGETPLGLYANLVKKYESGELSFSKAVSFNLDEYVGIGRDDKNSYAYYMRSNFFDKIDIDPADTHIPDGTAENPVFACAAYERAIKNAGGIELQILGIGGDGHIGFNEPSSSLASRTRMKTLTRETVRDNARFFGGNPDSVPRHVLTMGVGTIMEAETIVMLAFGESKAEAVAAMAEGAITSMVPASVLQMHPNTKVFLDEAAASKLKLRDYYKWVAERKPFPEA; encoded by the coding sequence ATGGAAATAAACATATACCCCGACAGGCTTGCGGCGGGAGACGCCGCCGCGGATTTCGTTGCAAACGCGGTCAAGAGGAATCCGCGCATCGTGCTCGGTTTGGCGACGGGCGAAACACCGCTCGGACTCTACGCGAACCTCGTCAAAAAGTACGAAAGCGGCGAGCTTAGTTTTTCCAAGGCGGTTTCCTTCAACCTCGACGAATACGTGGGAATTGGGCGGGACGACAAAAACTCCTACGCCTACTACATGCGCTCTAATTTTTTCGACAAAATCGACATCGACCCCGCCGACACCCACATACCCGACGGCACTGCGGAAAACCCCGTCTTTGCGTGCGCCGCGTACGAAAGGGCGATTAAAAACGCGGGCGGAATAGAACTGCAAATTTTGGGAATCGGCGGCGACGGCCACATAGGCTTCAACGAGCCGTCGTCTTCGCTTGCGTCGCGCACGCGCATGAAGACGCTCACGCGCGAGACCGTGCGCGACAACGCGCGGTTTTTCGGAGGCAATCCCGACTCCGTTCCGAGGCATGTTTTGACGATGGGCGTAGGCACTATCATGGAGGCGGAGACAATCGTCATGCTCGCGTTCGGAGAGTCTAAGGCGGAGGCGGTCGCCGCCATGGCGGAGGGCGCGATAACTTCGATGGTGCCCGCGTCGGTTTTGCAAATGCACCCCAACACAAAGGTGTTTCTCGACGAAGCCGCGGCGTCGAAGCTGAAACTGCGCGACTACTACAAATGGGTTGCCGAGCGCAAGCCGTTTCCCGAAGCGTAA
- a CDS encoding PIG-L family deacetylase, whose product MKTYFEFIKNVRQNVESAKLVKTGKSAAFGGKRLSDFVKTDLDERKRLAAKLSKIGLKPTVLIFAPHPDDECMNSLPLRFMTECGFDVIDAAVTLGSNRARQKPRKAELADACDFLGWGMSVFGFERIAKKTRSGELEYWAECVGKVAALIERKKPAVVFAPHPRDWNKSHIGTSLLVSDALKTLSWSGVYIQTELWQAMENPNLLSEVSPEILAAMTGALSCHTKEVERNPYHLNLVSYFTDNVRRGAEIVGGQGGDAPKFAFGQNYRVLARRGAAWRPAFASKILTAEESVSTLLEQLWK is encoded by the coding sequence ATGAAAACGTATTTCGAGTTTATTAAAAATGTGCGCCAAAACGTCGAGTCCGCAAAGCTCGTCAAGACGGGCAAATCCGCGGCGTTCGGCGGAAAACGCCTCTCCGACTTTGTAAAGACCGACTTGGACGAGCGCAAACGCCTTGCCGCAAAACTTTCGAAAATCGGCTTGAAACCGACCGTCCTCATCTTCGCCCCGCACCCCGACGACGAGTGCATGAACTCCCTGCCTCTTCGCTTCATGACCGAATGCGGCTTCGACGTAATCGACGCCGCTGTAACGCTCGGCTCGAACAGGGCGCGGCAGAAACCGCGCAAGGCGGAGCTTGCCGACGCCTGCGACTTCCTCGGTTGGGGAATGTCGGTTTTCGGCTTCGAGCGCATTGCAAAAAAGACGCGTTCGGGCGAGCTTGAATACTGGGCGGAATGCGTCGGCAAAGTCGCCGCGCTAATCGAAAGGAAAAAGCCCGCGGTCGTCTTCGCGCCGCACCCGCGCGACTGGAACAAGTCGCACATCGGAACGTCGCTGCTTGTTTCCGACGCGCTGAAAACGCTGTCGTGGAGCGGTGTGTACATTCAGACCGAACTCTGGCAGGCGATGGAGAACCCGAACCTGCTCTCGGAGGTTTCGCCCGAAATTTTGGCGGCGATGACGGGCGCGCTTTCGTGCCACACAAAAGAGGTCGAGCGCAACCCCTACCACCTGAACCTCGTCTCGTATTTTACCGACAACGTGCGCCGCGGTGCGGAAATCGTCGGAGGGCAGGGCGGCGACGCCCCCAAGTTCGCGTTCGGGCAAAACTACCGCGTGCTCGCGCGGCGCGGGGCGGCGTGGAGGCCCGCGTTTGCCTCGAAAATCCTCACGGCGGAAGAATCGGTCTCGACACTTTTGGAGCAGCTATGGAAATAA
- a CDS encoding iron-containing alcohol dehydrogenase has product MNSFILYNPTKLVFGVGETSKLAQLVPAKARVLLVYGGGSVKKNGSYDQTVAALGKRKVVEFSGIEANPEYETCLKAVEVARKNRLDFVLALGGGSVIDACKFIAAAVPFKGKNPWSILTSYGSNVKEALPLGTVLTIPATGSEMNPNSVISRRATSEKLAFASDLVFPVFSVLDPTFTLTLPDRQISNGVVDAFVHVMEQYCTRPSDAPIQDGFSETILRTLVAEGPKALKKKDDIAVRANIMFSATMALNKLICVGVPEDWATHLIGHEITALYGIDHAQSLAVVMPKLLSYKRAAKGDKIVQLGRNVFGISEKSKKAAIDKTIEAIVKFFKKMKIGTEFADYKIDANAAPAKVAANVAKHFTALGENADITPADVEKLLKL; this is encoded by the coding sequence ATGAACTCTTTTATATTATACAATCCCACCAAACTCGTTTTCGGAGTCGGCGAGACTTCGAAGCTGGCGCAGCTCGTTCCCGCAAAGGCGCGGGTGCTTCTCGTATACGGCGGCGGAAGCGTCAAGAAAAACGGCTCGTACGACCAGACGGTCGCGGCTCTCGGCAAGAGGAAAGTCGTGGAATTTTCGGGAATAGAGGCTAACCCCGAATACGAAACATGCCTTAAAGCGGTCGAAGTTGCGCGTAAAAACAGGCTCGACTTCGTGCTGGCTCTCGGCGGCGGAAGCGTGATAGACGCATGCAAATTCATCGCAGCCGCCGTGCCTTTCAAGGGCAAAAATCCGTGGAGCATTCTGACGTCGTACGGAAGCAACGTCAAAGAGGCGCTCCCGCTGGGAACGGTGCTCACAATCCCCGCGACAGGCTCGGAAATGAACCCGAACTCCGTCATCAGCCGCAGGGCGACCTCCGAAAAGCTCGCCTTTGCGAGCGACCTCGTATTCCCCGTGTTCTCGGTGCTCGACCCCACTTTCACGCTCACCCTCCCCGACAGGCAGATTTCGAACGGCGTAGTAGACGCTTTCGTGCACGTCATGGAGCAGTACTGCACGCGCCCCTCCGACGCCCCCATTCAGGACGGATTCTCCGAAACCATCCTGCGCACGCTCGTGGCGGAAGGCCCGAAAGCCCTCAAAAAGAAGGACGACATCGCAGTGCGGGCAAACATCATGTTCTCGGCGACAATGGCGCTGAACAAGCTCATCTGCGTGGGCGTTCCCGAAGACTGGGCAACGCACCTTATCGGGCACGAAATCACCGCGCTTTACGGAATAGACCACGCGCAGTCGCTGGCGGTCGTCATGCCGAAGCTGCTCTCGTACAAGCGGGCGGCGAAGGGCGATAAAATCGTGCAGCTTGGCAGAAACGTGTTCGGAATTTCCGAAAAATCCAAAAAGGCGGCAATCGACAAAACGATTGAAGCGATTGTAAAATTCTTCAAGAAGATGAAAATCGGGACGGAATTTGCCGACTACAAAATCGACGCAAACGCCGCCCCCGCAAAGGTCGCAGCGAACGTCGCAAAACACTTCACCGCGCTCGGCGAAAACGCCGACATCACGCCCGCCGACGTCGAAAAGCTACTGAAACTCTAA
- a CDS encoding DUF308 domain-containing protein, with protein sequence MSNRAKIWNVLYVIVGALCICYPLASSFSVEIIVGIAMLCGAFFALAGIPSSGGFWRGLLCIVLAAIYAIGGACMLMFPSLGIVAVAVALGAVFFAEGVLMLVYWCAAQNSAVALFNAVISLVLGVLVLANISDALWFLGVLVGIDLVFRGIFGFMGSPNKTPICKHCESKQ encoded by the coding sequence ATGAGCAATCGGGCGAAAATATGGAACGTTCTTTATGTAATAGTGGGCGCGTTGTGCATTTGCTATCCGCTGGCAAGCTCGTTTTCGGTCGAAATCATCGTGGGGATTGCGATGCTGTGCGGGGCGTTCTTTGCGCTCGCGGGCATTCCGTCGTCGGGCGGATTTTGGCGCGGGCTTCTCTGCATTGTGCTTGCGGCGATATACGCAATAGGCGGCGCGTGCATGCTGATGTTCCCCTCGCTCGGAATAGTCGCCGTGGCGGTCGCGCTGGGGGCGGTGTTCTTCGCCGAGGGCGTGCTGATGCTGGTGTACTGGTGCGCGGCGCAAAATTCGGCGGTCGCGCTGTTCAATGCGGTGATTAGCCTTGTGCTGGGAGTTCTTGTGCTCGCGAACATTTCCGACGCCCTGTGGTTCTTGGGCGTGCTCGTCGGAATCGACCTCGTGTTCAGGGGGATTTTCGGCTTCATGGGAAGTCCGAACAAAACCCCGATTTGCAAACACTGCGAATCAAAACAATAG
- a CDS encoding superoxide dismutase has protein sequence MKLPFAKYPSIAFASVIFAFVSFGAENNQNEDKTMKYTLTPLEYPENALEPWIDAETVALHHGKHQAAYVEKLNAALASEPSFKFDGSVCELISNLDAVPVSIRAAVRNNGGGVANHEFYWRGLSPQKTHPSDELLCAIKDSFGSFENFRKTMTAAAMGQFGSGWAWLGVLPDGKLKICATANQDSPVMGKDVAPCGMKPILCFDVWEHAYYIKYRNRRADYVEALWNLINWKRVSERFDKISKCGKVVKS, from the coding sequence ATGAAACTTCCGTTTGCAAAATATCCGTCGATAGCGTTCGCGTCAGTGATTTTCGCGTTTGTGTCGTTCGGGGCGGAAAACAATCAAAATGAAGACAAGACAATGAAATATACCCTTACCCCTCTGGAATATCCGGAAAACGCCCTCGAACCGTGGATTGACGCCGAAACCGTCGCGCTCCACCACGGAAAGCATCAGGCGGCGTACGTCGAAAAGCTCAACGCCGCGCTCGCGTCGGAGCCTTCGTTTAAGTTCGACGGTTCGGTCTGCGAGCTGATTTCAAACCTCGACGCCGTTCCCGTGTCCATTCGTGCGGCGGTGCGCAACAACGGCGGGGGAGTCGCGAACCACGAATTTTACTGGCGCGGGCTGTCTCCGCAGAAGACCCACCCGTCGGACGAGCTTTTATGCGCAATTAAGGATTCGTTCGGGTCTTTCGAGAATTTCCGGAAGACGATGACGGCGGCGGCGATGGGGCAGTTCGGCAGCGGCTGGGCGTGGCTCGGTGTGCTTCCCGACGGCAAGCTCAAAATCTGCGCGACGGCGAATCAGGATTCGCCCGTCATGGGCAAGGACGTCGCGCCGTGCGGCATGAAGCCCATTCTCTGCTTCGACGTCTGGGAGCATGCCTACTATATTAAATACCGCAACCGCCGCGCCGACTATGTTGAAGCCCTCTGGAATTTGATTAACTGGAAGCGCGTGAGCGAGCGTTTCGACAAAATCTCCAAATGCGGAAAGGTGGTAAAATCATGA
- the lepA gene encoding translation elongation factor 4, which translates to MENLENIRNFCIIAHVDHGKTTLSDRLLERTGTIQKREMQDQMLDSMDLERERGITIKCHPVTMEYVRDGKKYLLNLIDTPGHVDFSYEVSRSLAACEGAILLIDAAQGVEAQTVANAHLAVAQNLEIIPVINKVDLPSAQPDLCKKQVEDILAIPAEDAILASGKSGIGIDEILDAVIDRVPPPRLADYPAVRALIFDCIFDAYKGVICYVRVFSGSIKPGDEIVFMSNGRRTTVKEVGRFTPSMTSEPTLDAGCTGYIVGNIKEVAHIRIGDTITSAANPAEQMLHGYKEVKPMVFSGIYPVDTSEYEKLKVSIAKLQLNDSALVYQAETSVALGFGFRCGFLGLLHMEIVQERLRREYDLDIISTYPSVVYKIDLQDGTQIEIDNPCRLPDPTTIKAIYEPMIVANIMIPTESIGDMLALVSEKRGFCQKTELIDDTRVMLVCSMPLNEILIDFNDRLKSITRGYGSLDYEMDGYVESKLVRLDILVNGEQIDAFSSIVHVEKSEQKGRALCAKLKDILPRQMFKVAIQAAIGGKIIARETIGSFRKDVTAKCYGGDITRKKKLLEKQKEGKKRMKQIGKVSIPQEAFVNVLKSNA; encoded by the coding sequence ATGGAAAATTTGGAAAACATCAGAAACTTTTGCATTATCGCGCACGTCGACCACGGCAAGACAACGCTCTCCGACCGTCTGCTCGAAAGGACGGGCACTATCCAGAAACGCGAAATGCAGGACCAAATGCTCGACTCCATGGACTTGGAGCGCGAACGCGGCATCACAATCAAATGCCACCCCGTTACGATGGAATACGTCCGCGACGGCAAAAAATACCTTTTAAACCTCATCGACACCCCCGGACACGTAGACTTCTCCTACGAAGTTTCGCGCTCGCTCGCCGCGTGCGAGGGCGCGATTCTGCTCATCGACGCCGCGCAGGGGGTCGAGGCGCAGACGGTGGCGAACGCCCACTTGGCGGTTGCGCAGAACCTCGAAATTATCCCCGTAATCAACAAGGTCGATTTGCCAAGCGCGCAGCCAGACCTCTGCAAAAAACAGGTCGAGGACATTCTGGCGATTCCCGCCGAAGACGCAATTTTGGCGAGCGGCAAATCGGGCATAGGCATAGACGAAATTCTCGACGCCGTTATCGACCGCGTTCCCCCTCCCCGCCTTGCCGACTATCCCGCCGTCCGCGCCCTCATTTTCGACTGCATTTTCGACGCCTACAAGGGCGTAATCTGCTACGTCCGCGTGTTCTCCGGCTCGATTAAACCCGGCGACGAAATAGTTTTCATGAGCAACGGACGCCGCACGACCGTCAAGGAAGTCGGCCGCTTCACGCCGTCGATGACCTCCGAACCCACGCTCGACGCGGGCTGCACGGGCTACATCGTGGGGAACATCAAGGAGGTTGCGCACATCAGAATCGGCGACACTATCACGTCGGCGGCGAACCCCGCCGAGCAAATGCTCCACGGCTACAAAGAGGTGAAGCCGATGGTGTTTTCGGGCATATACCCCGTGGACACGTCGGAATACGAAAAACTGAAAGTTTCAATAGCAAAACTGCAACTGAACGACTCCGCGCTCGTGTATCAGGCGGAGACTTCCGTCGCGCTCGGCTTCGGCTTCCGCTGCGGATTCCTCGGGCTGCTCCACATGGAAATAGTCCAGGAACGCCTGCGCAGGGAGTACGACCTCGACATCATCTCGACCTACCCGAGCGTGGTCTATAAAATCGACCTGCAAGACGGCACGCAAATCGAAATCGACAACCCCTGCCGCTTGCCCGACCCCACCACAATCAAGGCGATTTACGAGCCGATGATTGTGGCAAACATCATGATTCCCACGGAATCCATCGGAGACATGCTCGCGCTCGTCTCGGAAAAGCGCGGCTTCTGCCAAAAGACGGAGCTTATAGACGACACCCGCGTAATGCTCGTGTGCTCGATGCCGCTCAACGAAATCCTCATCGACTTCAACGACAGGCTCAAAAGCATAACGCGCGGATACGGCAGCCTCGACTACGAAATGGACGGCTATGTCGAATCGAAACTCGTGCGGCTCGACATTCTCGTAAACGGCGAGCAGATAGACGCGTTCTCGTCAATCGTGCATGTCGAAAAGTCGGAGCAGAAGGGGCGCGCGCTCTGCGCAAAGCTCAAAGACATTCTGCCCAGACAGATGTTCAAGGTCGCCATTCAGGCGGCAATCGGCGGAAAAATCATAGCGAGGGAAACGATAGGCTCGTTCCGCAAGGACGTTACCGCAAAATGCTACGGCGGCGACATCACCCGAAAGAAAAAACTGCTCGAAAAACAGAAAGAGGGCAAAAAACGCATGAAGCAAATCGGCAAAGTGTCGATTCCGCAGGAGGCGTTCGTGAACGTGCTGAAATCAAACGCGTAG
- the lepB gene encoding signal peptidase I codes for MFGFFKSKKQKRAKDLLGTAYKVYNYRCDVVAESDAKSLAASIEKLEGLIDDGKVGTEEYEKCADALEKLMRKCGGTIYPLSSWADYTDMIVVAGILAIGIRSFFLQPFKIPTNSMYPSFYGMTSVVYNGNDATPPPNLPEKIWRFAAIAADNYSLTAPESGELFVEVNAPSGMRGRGVFASEVRPVKKYFVWPTYERFYTFFVNGKKTELALPADFQLDEVMSKAFDLEKASIVNRNGTWLMSLGKVEKGEKYLNFDILGGDMLFVDRFTYNFKKPKIGDPIVFRTKYCEGMTQMNGGVPDDKYYIKRLVGQGGDTLAVEGDTLFRNGKPIEGSPAFEANAKKSGLYCGYKKEGVFRDGGNAKISPKHYFAMGDNSANSLDSRYWGEVPEKAIVGKSLIIFYPFTSRWGATK; via the coding sequence ATGTTCGGATTTTTCAAAAGCAAAAAACAGAAACGGGCAAAAGACCTGCTCGGCACGGCGTACAAAGTCTACAACTACCGCTGCGACGTAGTGGCGGAGTCCGACGCAAAGTCGCTTGCGGCGTCGATAGAAAAGCTCGAAGGGCTTATCGACGACGGCAAGGTGGGCACGGAGGAGTACGAAAAATGCGCCGACGCGCTCGAAAAGCTCATGCGCAAATGCGGCGGCACAATCTACCCGCTCTCCTCGTGGGCCGACTACACCGACATGATTGTTGTTGCGGGGATTCTCGCAATAGGTATCCGCAGCTTCTTTTTGCAGCCCTTCAAAATTCCGACAAACTCAATGTACCCGTCGTTCTACGGAATGACGAGCGTGGTCTACAACGGCAACGACGCAACTCCCCCGCCGAACCTCCCCGAAAAAATCTGGCGCTTTGCGGCTATCGCCGCCGACAACTACTCGCTCACAGCCCCCGAAAGCGGCGAGCTGTTTGTGGAAGTCAACGCGCCGTCGGGCATGCGCGGGCGCGGAGTGTTTGCATCGGAGGTGCGCCCCGTTAAAAAGTACTTTGTGTGGCCGACGTACGAGCGATTCTACACGTTTTTCGTAAACGGCAAAAAAACCGAACTCGCCCTGCCCGCAGACTTCCAGCTCGACGAAGTGATGTCGAAGGCGTTCGACCTCGAAAAGGCGTCAATCGTCAACAGAAACGGGACGTGGCTTATGAGCCTCGGTAAAGTCGAAAAGGGCGAAAAATACCTGAACTTCGACATTCTCGGCGGCGACATGCTCTTTGTGGACAGGTTCACATACAATTTCAAAAAGCCGAAAATCGGAGACCCAATCGTATTCCGCACAAAATACTGCGAGGGCATGACGCAAATGAACGGCGGCGTTCCAGACGACAAATACTACATCAAAAGGCTCGTAGGCCAGGGCGGCGACACGCTCGCGGTTGAGGGCGACACGCTTTTCAGGAACGGAAAGCCAATCGAAGGCTCGCCCGCGTTCGAGGCAAACGCGAAAAAATCGGGGCTTTACTGCGGCTACAAAAAAGAGGGCGTCTTCCGCGACGGAGGAAACGCGAAAATCTCGCCCAAGCACTACTTCGCAATGGGCGACAACTCCGCAAACAGCCTCGACAGCCGCTACTGGGGCGAAGTCCCCGAAAAGGCGATTGTGGGGAAGTCGCTGATTATATTCTACCCGTTCACGTCGCGCTGGGGGGCTACAAAATAG